A single genomic interval of Sphingopyxis sp. CCNWLW2 harbors:
- the ahpF gene encoding alkyl hydroperoxide reductase subunit F translates to MLDANTTSQLKTYLGNLRRPIELVASLDASPKSAEMRSLVEEVAAQSDLVTARFDGDDARRPSFAIRADEGRAEAMFAGLPMGHEFTSLILALLHVGGHPPKEEAELLDAVRALEGDFVFETFFSLSCQNCPDVVQALNIMAALNPNIRHTAIDGALFQDEVERRKVMAVPAVFLNGELFGQGRMDLAQIVAKLDTGAVARAAEKIATKEPFDVLVVGGGPGGAAAAIYAARKGIRTGIVAERFGGQVLDTLGIENFISVQHTEGPKLATQLEAHVKDYDVDVMNVQEAAELIPGGAHGLHEVKLKSGASVKGKTVILSTGARWRQMGVPGEAEYRNKGVAYCPHCDGPLFKGKRVAVIGGGNSGVEAAIDLAGLAAHVTLIEFDSQLRADAVLQTKLRSLANVTIITSALTTEVLGNGEKVVGLRYRDRNKDEEHLVELEGIFVQIGLIPNTEWLGSAVALSDRGEIEVDARGATSQPGIFAAGDVTTVPYKQIVIAMGEGSKASLSAFDHLIRSSA, encoded by the coding sequence ATGCTCGACGCCAACACGACCTCCCAGCTCAAGACCTATCTCGGCAACCTTCGCCGACCGATCGAGCTGGTCGCAAGCCTCGACGCATCGCCCAAGTCGGCCGAGATGCGCAGCCTGGTCGAAGAGGTCGCGGCGCAGTCGGACCTCGTCACCGCGCGGTTCGACGGCGACGACGCCCGCCGCCCGTCCTTCGCGATCCGCGCCGATGAGGGCCGCGCCGAAGCCATGTTCGCGGGCCTGCCGATGGGGCATGAATTCACTTCGCTGATCCTCGCGCTCCTCCATGTCGGCGGTCATCCGCCGAAAGAAGAGGCCGAACTGCTTGACGCGGTGCGTGCGCTGGAAGGCGATTTCGTCTTCGAAACCTTCTTCTCGCTGTCATGCCAGAATTGCCCCGACGTCGTGCAGGCGCTCAACATCATGGCCGCGCTGAACCCGAACATCCGCCACACGGCGATCGACGGCGCGCTTTTTCAGGATGAGGTCGAACGCCGCAAGGTGATGGCGGTGCCCGCCGTCTTCCTCAACGGCGAGCTTTTCGGGCAGGGCCGGATGGACCTCGCGCAGATCGTCGCGAAGCTCGACACCGGCGCCGTGGCGCGGGCGGCCGAGAAGATCGCCACCAAGGAGCCGTTCGACGTGCTCGTCGTCGGCGGCGGGCCCGGCGGCGCCGCGGCCGCCATCTATGCCGCGCGCAAGGGCATCCGCACCGGCATCGTCGCCGAACGCTTCGGCGGGCAGGTGCTCGACACGCTGGGGATCGAGAATTTCATTTCGGTCCAGCACACCGAGGGCCCGAAACTCGCCACGCAGCTCGAGGCGCATGTGAAGGATTATGACGTCGACGTTATGAACGTTCAGGAAGCCGCCGAGCTCATCCCCGGCGGCGCGCACGGCCTCCACGAAGTGAAGCTCAAGAGCGGCGCGAGCGTGAAGGGCAAGACCGTGATCCTGTCGACCGGCGCGCGCTGGCGCCAAATGGGCGTCCCGGGCGAAGCCGAATATCGCAACAAGGGCGTCGCCTATTGCCCGCACTGCGACGGCCCGCTGTTCAAGGGCAAGCGCGTCGCGGTGATCGGTGGGGGCAATTCGGGCGTTGAGGCGGCGATCGATCTCGCCGGGCTCGCCGCGCATGTGACGCTGATCGAGTTCGATAGCCAGCTTCGCGCCGACGCGGTGCTCCAGACAAAGCTACGCAGCCTGGCCAATGTCACGATCATTACGTCAGCGCTCACCACCGAGGTGCTCGGCAATGGTGAGAAGGTGGTTGGCCTGCGTTATCGCGACCGCAACAAGGATGAGGAACATCTTGTCGAACTCGAAGGCATCTTCGTCCAGATCGGCCTCATTCCGAACACGGAATGGCTGGGCAGCGCCGTGGCGCTCAGCGACCGCGGCGAGATCGAGGTAGACGCGCGCGGCGCGACAAGCCAGCCCGGTATATTTGCCGCGGGCGACGTGACGACCGTGCCGTACAAGCAGATCGTCATCGCGATGGGCGAAGGATCAAAGGCGTCGCTCTCTGCGTTCGATCACCTAATCCGCTCCTCGGCTTGA
- a CDS encoding Hsp20/alpha crystallin family protein produces MSIRDLIPWSRQENRLPVAVRAEQGRGDHPLLSLHRDVNRLFDDVFRGFGLSSFGGLSREPAWPNLEFGETDKEVRIVAELPGLDEKDVDISVEEGVLTLRGEKKSEVEDKDRGYSERSYGRFERRIGLPRGVERDKASATFRNGVLTVTLPKAEAANENVRRIPINGQAA; encoded by the coding sequence ATGTCTATTCGTGATCTGATTCCCTGGAGCCGGCAGGAGAACCGGCTCCCCGTCGCGGTGCGCGCCGAGCAGGGGCGGGGCGATCATCCGCTCCTCTCGCTTCACCGCGACGTCAACCGGCTGTTCGACGATGTCTTTCGCGGCTTCGGCCTGTCGTCGTTCGGCGGTCTCAGCCGCGAACCCGCGTGGCCGAACCTCGAGTTCGGCGAGACCGACAAGGAGGTCCGCATCGTCGCCGAGCTCCCCGGGCTGGACGAGAAGGATGTCGACATCAGTGTCGAGGAAGGCGTGCTGACGCTTCGCGGCGAGAAGAAGTCCGAAGTCGAAGACAAGGACCGCGGCTATAGCGAACGCAGCTACGGCCGCTTCGAGCGGCGGATCGGTCTCCCGCGCGGTGTCGAACGCGACAAGGCGAGCGCGACCTTCAGAAATGGCGTGCTCACGGTCACCCTGCCGAAGGCGGAGGCGGCGAACGAAAATGTCCGCCGTATCCCGATCAATGGACAGGCGGCGTGA
- the ahpC gene encoding alkyl hydroperoxide reductase subunit C — MGIIGSSIKPFNATSYYQGKFVPVTDADTKGKWAVFFFYPADFTFVCPTELEDLADQYATLQGLGVEVYSVSTDTHFSHKAWHDSSPAIGKINYHMLGDQNHVLANNFGVLREDSGLADRATFVVDPDGVIQVMEITSEGVGRNAEELVRKIKAAVYVRANPGQVCPAKWEEGAETLAPSIELVGKI; from the coding sequence ATGGGTATCATCGGAAGCTCGATCAAGCCGTTCAACGCCACCTCATACTACCAGGGCAAGTTCGTCCCCGTGACGGACGCCGACACCAAAGGCAAGTGGGCGGTTTTCTTCTTCTATCCGGCCGACTTTACCTTCGTCTGCCCGACCGAGCTCGAAGACCTCGCGGATCAGTATGCCACGCTTCAGGGCCTCGGCGTCGAGGTCTATTCGGTGTCGACCGACACGCATTTCAGCCACAAGGCCTGGCACGACAGCTCGCCCGCGATCGGGAAGATCAACTATCACATGCTCGGCGACCAGAACCACGTCCTCGCCAACAATTTCGGCGTGCTGCGTGAAGATTCGGGCCTCGCCGACCGCGCGACCTTCGTTGTCGATCCCGACGGCGTGATCCAGGTGATGGAAATCACCAGCGAAGGCGTCGGCCGCAATGCCGAGGAACTCGTCCGCAAGATCAAGGCTGCAGTCTATGTCCGCGCCAACCCCGGCCAGGTCTGCCCGGCGAAGTGGGAAGAAGGCGCCGAAACGCTGGCTCCCTCGATCGAACTCGTCGGCAAGATCTAA
- a CDS encoding NADH dehydrogenase ubiquinone Fe-S protein 4: MLPPDAWAIIEPVPLRVNQSGRAHAGLWRLRFGPRWVPRADPLTGWTGGGDPLGQIELRFANRDAAELYCRRATIPFEIRGSSEVRRPAMPCLTSEAPPRLCCSPTGPHALRCGDYPIGAHRETQARPDAASHSAFSFAG, encoded by the coding sequence ATGTTGCCGCCCGATGCATGGGCGATTATCGAGCCTGTGCCCCTTCGTGTAAACCAGTCGGGCCGCGCGCATGCCGGACTGTGGCGGTTGCGCTTCGGCCCGCGCTGGGTTCCACGGGCCGATCCGCTGACCGGATGGACCGGCGGCGGCGATCCCCTCGGACAGATCGAACTTCGCTTCGCGAACCGCGATGCGGCCGAGCTTTACTGCCGGCGAGCGACTATCCCGTTCGAGATACGGGGCTCGTCTGAAGTACGCCGGCCAGCCATGCCCTGCTTGACTAGCGAAGCGCCGCCCCGGCTTTGTTGCTCGCCAACTGGTCCGCACGCTTTGCGCTGCGGCGATTATCCGATCGGCGCGCACCGCGAAACACAGGCCAGGCCGGACGCGGCGAGTCATTCTGCATTCAGTTTCGCAGGATAG